TGGGTTACAGCCCATAAGGTGATTACGTATGACTTCATCGGTGACCGGAAGGAAGGCCTGGTGCTTGCATTCGCTACACTTGACTTTTGGCTTGTCACAAACACCGTGCACCCATTCATTACCGCAGGCCAAACTGTATCCCGAACGACCAGTCTTCCGGTTATCCCAACGTAGAGGGTAAACATCTTCCCGGCCACGAAAGAGACTGCGAAAAATGGCAATTTTTTCAGACGGGGAAAGCGGTTTTGACTTGTCAGTTTTCGTCGAGGGAAGCGTTACATGATTTTCCTCAAGGTTCTTTAGACGTGCCAGCAGTTGTGCGCGTTCTTCATCAAGAATATGAAGGCGCTTTTGAATCTGGGTAATTTCACTTTTATTTCGATTCCAATCCATTACACTGTGTAAAAACCAAGATGTTTTGCAACATACAACGATTATTTATGCCTGATTTTGCTAATCAGAAAGCGCTTCTTTTAATTCATCAATTTGTTCCGCATGCTTGTCGAGGTTACCCTTGCTCAGTTTTTGGATATTCATAAGCTTCCATTTAACGGCTGGCATACTGGGCAATTCCTCAATTGGAAATAAATTCCATTCGGGCTCGCCTTTTTTGAAACTCAAGAGGAACCTTTTATCATCATCAGTCAAATGCCTATGAATTTCTTGAACGAGTTGCTTTCTTGTGGATTCATAATCATCGTAGCTGAATGACGAAAATATCATGCCGGAAAATTGTTTTTCGAACACTTCCTCTTGATCCAAAAAGTTTGGCCGGATCATCTCGTGAATAGGCCGATTATGACTCAATAAAGATACCAGAAATCCTAGCCGTATCTCTTCCGTGAATCCTTCATTCTTGAAAAGATGATAAACATCAAATAAATCTCGTGGATGTTGTCGATCAAGTGCGGCACAAATTTTTCCCCCAAATAACTCTGCATGCGACACAATATTTATAGAAGCAAACTTTCCAAATTCATTTTGAACAGCATCGGTTAGTTGCATCAAGCGTGGAGAATGAATATGGCCGCGCATCGTGGTGTTTACTTCAACTTTGATTAATGTTCCCTTTAATTGACAGAAAAGTTTGGCTTCATGCCCATCAGATTGAGGATTGATCCTTACTGTTATCCCTGGAAGAGTATTTTCCAAGCTACCCTTTATCCTGCCAAGCGCTTTAAATATGTTCTCCAAGGCTGTATTCCGATTATCAAAAGGCAAGTAGGTGAGATCAATGTCCACCGACAATCTCGGCATATTGCGGACAAACAGGTTAATGGCTGTTCCTCCCTTGAGAGCAAATATTTCCTCTTTTGCCACATGGGGAAGAACAAGAAGCAATAGGTCAACCTGTTCACGGTAAATTGGTGAAATCATGAGTTCGCCAGTTCCTTTGGTATGCTTATGTGATATTTGGAAATATATACGCCATTCTCCACTATAGCGCGATCTCCTTTCCCAAGATTTAACTTCGAGACATTCAGGAATTGCATCCATTGGTGACCTGTTTTCTCGGCCATGTAAAGGAAAAGTCGTTTCACCTTTATTGAAGAACATTTTTCCAATAATTCTTGCAGCTTCTTGGGCCGCAAATTTGTCAGTCCTTCCATAACCTGATAGCACTCTACTAAATCTAATTCACGCGGTGCCAATTGCAGGCACTCAAGCATGGCACGTTCCGGTGAGGATATTTTGATACTGAAAGTTTTTTCTTCATAATCCGTTAGCCCCAATCCCTCCGGCAGTACAGATGTTTTTATGTGCTTAACAGGCTGTTGCCAATCATGATTTCTAAACCAGGATGGTAAAGTTGTTCTGGGTGGAGAAAGTAAAAATATTCGTTCCTTGCCAAGGCGTATGTAGTGGGCCATTCCCTGCATGGATAGAGCTGTCAACGCGCCAACATGTACCAGTATACTTGCCTGCATTTGTAATGCGTACAGGCCACCTTGCCAGCTTACATTATCGCCCGTTTTTTTGTATGCGCCCCTTGCCAGGCTTTTGATCCACTGGCTTTCAACGTATTTTTTCTGGAGCTGTCGGGATATGCCTAAACTTTCCAGCCAGGAGGTCATAGCTACCGTTCCCTGCGGCCACTTTTGCAAGAGTTTCTGTATTTTTATCTCATTTTGTATACCCATAGTTTACTTATATTGCCATTTTTAATGAAAATCAAGTTATATTCTCGGCCATGTCGTATTATTCTGGTTTGAGTGCCAGAAAAGTTTTGCATTGGCTACAGTTTGACTACAGTGGGAATTTTTCCATGGGAATGGGCGCCATAACTTATGGTATTTAAAGCGCTTGAAGCGATGACCGGAAAGTGATCACTTAACATGCCATCAAGCATTCAGCCTTAGATAATAGCGCGTACTTTTTAACTCGCCGGTTTTGGTCAAAGCGCCTTTTTGAAACAAGTCCTGCAAATCCCGAGTTGCAGTCGCGCGGGACGTTTCAGAAATAGTAATATAGTTTTCTGCACTCAAACCGCCTTTAAATCCTTTCGGGCCTTCCTGGAACATTCTCAAAATTACTTTCTCCTGACGCTTATTCAAGTGGCTCCTGAATTTGCCAAAGAAGTGGGCCTTTTTAATCACAAAATCTATAAGTGTCTGTGTCTCATCCTGTGCATTGAGGATGGTCTCGGCAAAATATAAAAGCCAGTCTGTGATTTCGTTCTCTTTGTTGCTCTCTTCCAGCATGGAATAATAATTCTTTTTATTATTCTGGATGGTTTGGGAAAGGGCAATGAGTACGGGCTGACCAAGACATTCAGACAAAGCTTTTTCTGCAATGGCCCGTCCAATCCGTCCATTCCCGTCTTCAAAAGGGTGGATACAGACAAACCAAAAATGCGCTATCCCGGCACGGGTTAAAGCGGGAAGGGGTTCTTTTCCTTTAGGCCCGGTTTTTTTAAACCAGTCCATAAACATTTTCATTTCCGCCTTCATCGCAGAAGAAGGCGGCGCTTCAAAATGCACTTTTGGTTTGTGGATGGAACCGGAAACAACCTGCATAGGATCTGCATGAGTCCGGTAGCGTCCGATATCTTTCAGGTCTCGCCGACCGGTGGTCAACATCTCATGCCAGCTATAGAGGGTCTTGTGCGTGATAGGTTTTGCAAAATTCCGGTGGAGATCAACCATCATCTCGGCGATTCCGCGCTCCGCCGGTGGTATTTTCCGGTTATCGGTTTCCAGACCCAAGTTGCGGCGAATGGATGACTGAATACTGTCACGGTTGAGGAATTCCCCTTCAATCTCTGAAGTTTTCAAAGCCTCGTTACAGATCAGGTCTACCGTCAAGGTCTCCTTTTCTTCATCGGAGACATGCTTATAGGCTCCAAATAAAAGGCCGGAACGGTGAAGAAACTGCTCTTCCAAACCCTTAAGAGCCTTGGTCTCATACCTAAAGTACGGCCAGTCCTTTTGTTGCCAGTTCCATTTCATGAGCCAAATAGCCTCCTCCTATAACTCAAATTATAAACTATTTTGAGGTATAAATCCAACATTTATTGCTCATCATCACCGACGATCTTTCCCGCCAGAAAGCGAAAGCCCGCCGTGAAAAACAAAAAACGCGCTCCAAGCTGAACACTCAACCCAAGTAGCTTCCAACCGGCGGACCTCAATTACTTTAGAAAAGGGGGTTTTCCCCCTTTTTCACTCGGAATATATGGTTTATTATATATTCTTATTTTTTTATATGTTTTAGCATATTACTTTGACTCAACAATTAATATGCTTTATTATATAAGTAATGGGAAAAAATATAAAATCACATATCAAACCCTCTCGTTTAGACCAATTGCCTGAAGAAATGCAACTGGAACTAAAAAAGGCTAGAACCAAGCGGGGTTGGAGCCAGGCCGAATTGGGCCGCCGAATTGGCTTACCACAGACTCATATTTCCGGCATCGAAACAGGAAGAATTGTCCCTCGTTTTGACACCTTATTGGACCTCGCCCGTGTACTGAGTCAGGACTTATTGATGATTCCCAGAGAATTGGTGCCGGTCGTCCAAGGCATCATTCGTGATCACCGTCGTCAAGAAAAGGAATCTCATCAGGAGGAAGGAGAACGCCCTCTCTATACCCTTGATCACAACGACGATGAAGGTGATGAAAAAGAGCGCTAAAATGAAATTTGATCTAAAAAATATTAATGCTTTAGGGGTTTATCTTGGCAACCGAAGGATAGGAATTATTAACCGCCTTACCGGTGATCGGCATATTTTCTCATTTGAGCAAGATTATATTGATGATCCCAACCGTCCCACTTTAAGTTTGTCCTTTAAAGGACAAACAGGGGATCTGGTGACATCCATACGCCCTGTGACAAAACGACTTCCGCCATTTTTCTCGAATCTCCTGCCAGAGGGTCATCTAAGAACTTATCTGGCAAAACATGCGGGCGTAAATGAAGAGCGAGAGTTTTTATTGCTTGCCGCTTTAGGCTCTGATCTTCCTGGGGCCATTACCGTCAAACCGCTGGAGATAGAATTACCAAAAAACACAGGAGAGAAGGCCGATTCTCCCGACCAAGAAAACGAACCCTTTCTAAGGTTTTCCCTGGCAGGGGTTCAATTAAAGTTTTCTGCCATCATGGAATCTTCGGGCGGTTTGACAATACCAGCCGGAGGAAGTGGCGGGTCATGGATTGTCAAGCTTCCATCAATGCGCTTCCCCTCCGTTCCCGAAAATGAATATGCCATGATGCGCCTGGCCAGATTGATCGGAATCAACGTCCCTGAAGTCCGTTTGGTTTCAGCAAAGGATATCCAAGGATTACCAAAAGATGCAAACAGCCTGGAAGGAAACGCCCTAGGCGTTAAACGCTTTGATCGCGGACAAGAGGATTCAAAAACACATATGGAAGACTTTGCCCAGGTTTTTGGTGTATTTCCCGACGCCAAATACAAAAACGCTAGCTATGCAAATATTGCATCTGTTCTCCAAGCTGAGGCAGGAGAGGATTCAATTAATGAATTTATACGCCGCCTGGTTTTTTCAATTATGATCGGTAACGCAGATATGCATTTAAAAAACTGGTCCTTGCTTTACCCAGATAGCCGAGCGCCCATCCTTTCTCCTGCATATGATCTTGTTTCTACAATTCCTTACCTTCCGGATGATGGCCTTGCTTTAACCTTCGGAAGGAGTCGGAGCCTAAAGAAAATCACCAAAGATCAGGTGCGCCGTTTTGCTGACAAAGCTGGACTTGCCATGAGCACAACCTGGGCCCTCGTAAACGAAACAGCCGCAAAGACAGTGGATAGCTGGGCTTTATTAGAGGAAAAGGATTTACTTCCAAACCCAATCAAAAAAGCGATAGAAGAGCAAATACATTCGGTGGTTATTAATAACTAATAGCAAGCTAAATTTCTTGTAAGTCTGAAAAATCAGGGGTCATGCAGAATATAGTCTCTCAGGCATAATTTAAATGCCTTCAACTCACCGGCCCTAAAATATTTTAGAAATTTAATTAAGGCTCCACCTCTTTGTGGGGTCTTAATTTTTCTATTTTTCAATTGTACTGAAAAGAAAAATCGCCGCCCGGCAAAACACCGGGTGGCGATTTTTTTTTCGAACAAATCAACTATTTTGGAAGGGTAAAATTTTAATCCTGCCCTTTCTGCATTAATTTCCTACTCGGCGGCTACGGCGGCTAGAGAGTGGTTTTGTAAGTGCGATGATCACCACGATTGACTGGTGCAGACTGTCCCTTCCTAATAATCATGGTAATTTGGCTTATTGCCCAATGTTTTCAACAAGGTACATTAGCACTCTGAGACAACTGGCCAACAATGTGCACATTACCGGACTAGTATGCCCAAATTTTTATCTTTAAAAAATATTAACCATATGTTATAAAAGGATATAACTTATTTTAAAACGGACACAGAACCGGACATGGAAGCGGACGTAAAACAGCAAGAAGACAGAGGAGAAGCCATAGGATTGATGGAGCCTCTACTGATTTCCCAAGGCTCACGGCATCGGCCTGAATTAATGGATATTGCCATGGATTTAGCCGCAAAATCTTCCGGGCTCCGGCGTAGCCTGTCTCCAGGTGTTTACAAAGCTCTGGCAAAATTAGTCAGGACTATGAACTGCTATTACAGCAACCTTATCGAAGACCATAATACACATCCCATCGATATTGAACGATCGATGGAAGGTGATTATAGCGATGACACCAAAAAAAGAGACCTTCAACTGGAAGCAAAGGCCCATATTATTTGCCAGCAATGGATTGATGAGGGCGGCCTAAAGGGGCGCGCTTATACCGTTGAAGGTTTGCTGGAAACACATCGCCGTTTTTGTGAACTGCTACCGGATGATCTTCTTTGGGTAAAAAATCAAACCACAGAGGAAAGGGTCACGGTTATTCCCGGCCAATTACGAACACGGGATGTAAAAGTCGGTGATCACCTGGCTGTCAGCGCAGGGTCTCTGCCGCGCTTCATGGAACGATTTGAGGAAGTCTATTGCGGACTAGGAAAATCAGAATCTATTCTGGCCGCAGCAGCAGCTCATCACCGTTTTGCGTGGATTCATCCCTTTATTGATGGAAATGGTCGTGTGGCACGATTGATGTCTCATGCCGCAATGCTTGAAACTTTGGACACGGGGGGCGTGTGGTCTGTTGCTCGTGGTTTAGCGCGTAGTGTAAAAAGTTACAAAGGTCATTTAAAAGAATCTGATCTGCCGCGCCGCAATGATTTAGACGGTCGCGGCAATTTGAGCGAAGAAGCTCTGGCAGAATTTACGCGGTATTTTCTGGAGGTCTGCCGTGACCAGGTTAATTTTATGGAAGGCCTGGTCCAGCCAGATCGCCTACGCACTCGAATTTTACTTTGGGCTGAAGAAGAAGTCCGCATGAAAAACTTGCCCGAAAAAGCCGGGACAGTTTTAGAGGCTCTGCTCTATAGAGGTGAACTCCCACGCGGAGAAATTCCTGAGATCATTGGTGCCGGTGACCGGCAAGCACGCAGAGTTACATCTGCTCTGCTAAAAGAAGGTGTTCTATTCTCCGAAAGTTCCCGCGCGCCATTGCATTTGGTGTTTCCTGCAAAGCTAGCCGATAGATGGATGCCCAACCTATTCCCGGAGAAAACAGATTAGAGTTTTTTTAGGCCATTGCTTATAAATGGAGGTCTATATTACGCGGCATAGCTGGCATTAGAATTATTGAGCAATTCCTCAAAGAAATTTTTTGTTCTTACGCCTCCAAATTCGTGAGCAGCTTTTATGAGCTTTGACTTATTCATGGACAAAGCTTTTTCTGCAACATTTTTTCGAACTTCCTTCTTATCCTCTGCAAGAAATTCCAGGTTGTTCATAAGATCAACCAAAAGGAATTCCTGCGAACTTTTTTTAGGGAAACGGGGTCTTTTCAAGAAATAGTAATTACGCCCGTTAAGCTCGTGCCTTCCATCCCGTTTATGGTTATAAACCAGCTTTTCATTGTAAAGCTGGGTTGTTCCAACGCCCAGAGAGTTATAGGCATTGAGAGAAGTAACATAGAAATTATCATCCTTTAAAAAGGCGCTGACCAGTTTTTCATCTTCTGGCGGGGCATTTCCAAAAGACGTTTTCTTAGGGCAATAATAGACGCCACCGAAAACCTTCTGGAGCACACCTTCCTTCACAAGTTGCTGTAAATGCCGATCAACGGACTTTGATTTTCTGGCAAGCTGAGCCCGCCTGTAAACCCGGCCTGGCCTGAGATGTTTTTTTAATTCTTTCAATTTAGACACAGCTTTCTCCTTGTCTAACATTATAGAGAAAAACGGAATATTTGTAAATTTTTTAGTCTAAATTTCATGCATAAAACAATCAATAATACGATATAAATTGCCGCATTTAAGGGGGTAGGTATCCGGCCATTCCTTGCCTTTTTTCATCGGTAATAATCCAGAAATTGACCCAGCCCTCGCAAATCGGCCATTTCCTAAATGCAAAAACCCTTAAATCATCCTTGCAAATTAAAAATAACACTTTTAATATACAAGGATGATAAAAAGAGCCATATATCAAAAAGTTTTGCGTGCGCTTGATCGTCAAGCCGCCGCCGTGTTAATCGGTCCCCGCCAAGTCGGCAAAACCACACTGGCTCTTGAAATTTCGACCAGCCGGGAGGCTGTCTATCTGGATCTTGAATCCCTTGAAGACCGGGAAAAACTCAAAAACCCTGCCCTGTTTCTTGGCAAGAACGAAAATAAGCTCGTTATCCTCGATGAAATTCACCGCATGCCAGAGCTGTTTCAGGCTTTACGTGGCCTGATTGACCAAGGGCGACGCAAGGGATTGCGAACGGGCCGCTTTTTAATTTTGGGATCAGCTTCGATTGATCTACTGCGTCAATCAGGCGAAACACTGGCTGGGCGGATCGAATATATCGACATGGAACCACTAAACATCTTGGAAACAAGTAATGCAGATAATAATGCCGACCCGGCAAAGCTTTGGGTGCGTGGCGGGTTCCCTGATAGCTACCTTGCCACAAGTGACGAAGACAGCTATGCATACCGGCGTAACTTCATTCGTACTTATCTAAAAAGAGATGTGCCGCAATTCGGCCCGCGCATCCCTGCCGAAACGCTTGAGCGCCTATGGATCATGCTAGCCCACAGCCAGGGGCAACTTCTAAATGCTTCTCGCTTGGCCGCAAGCCTATCAGTTACCGCACCGACTATAAGCAGTTATATCGACCTGTTAACCGACCTCTTACTGGTGCGGCGATTGCGGCCTCTTCACGCCAACACCAAAAAGCGTCTAGTCAAAGCCCCGCGCGTTTATGTGCGCGATAGCGGTATTACTCATGCCTTGCTTGGCATAGCTGATTATAATCAGCTTTCCGGTCATCCTGTCTTTGGTACAAGTTGGGAAGGTTTTGTAATAGAAAATCTGCTTTCCGTAGCGCCTGCCAGAACAGCGGCCAGTTTCTACCGCACCTCGGCGGGCGCAGAAATTGACTTGGTGCTGGACTTGCCCGGAGGAAAAAAATGGGCCATAGAGATTAAAAGCGGTCTGGCACCCAAGCTGGGAAAGGGTTTTTACAATGCTCTTGAGGATGTAATCCCGGATCGTAGTTTTGTTGTTTATGCTGGATCAGACCGTTACCCGGTGTCGAAAGAAACAGATGCGATAAGCTTAACGGAGCTGGTGCAGAAATTGAAAGAAGTAAAATAAAAATCGTCGCGCGGTGAAACACCGGGCGGCGATTTTTTTTGCCGTTAATGAACAACCCCGCCCAAGCGGGCGGGGTATCAGTCAATATTTTTTCTCCTACTCCGCGGCTACGGCGGCTAGAGATTGGTTTGCCTGCGCAGCACTCTCAAGCGCGTAGTCTGCTGCTTTCTGCGCCTTGCTGGCTATAACCGCGCATTTAATTTGGGAAAAAGTTGCAGTTAGTTTGGGATGAAAAGCGTGGGGGGGATTTTACCGGGCACGAGAATTGCTTCAGGAAGAATTTAGCTAGTAAATTTCTCGGATTAAATGCGATTTTTTCCCGAACTAAATGAGCGGTTATAGCTATGCTCACTTAAGTCCTGAGGTCAAACGCCGGGCCATTGATGCGCTTTCTGGCTTCAACAAAAGGGAAGCAAAATGATTGGCTACAATTTGGCTACAGTCCACGAATAAAGGGCTACAGGAAAACCTGTAACCCCTTATAAAATAAAGTGGAGCTGACCGGGATCGAACCGGTGACC
Above is a genomic segment from Nitrospinota bacterium containing:
- a CDS encoding type II toxin-antitoxin system HipA family toxin, whose product is MKVMKKSAKMKFDLKNINALGVYLGNRRIGIINRLTGDRHIFSFEQDYIDDPNRPTLSLSFKGQTGDLVTSIRPVTKRLPPFFSNLLPEGHLRTYLAKHAGVNEEREFLLLAALGSDLPGAITVKPLEIELPKNTGEKADSPDQENEPFLRFSLAGVQLKFSAIMESSGGLTIPAGGSGGSWIVKLPSMRFPSVPENEYAMMRLARLIGINVPEVRLVSAKDIQGLPKDANSLEGNALGVKRFDRGQEDSKTHMEDFAQVFGVFPDAKYKNASYANIASVLQAEAGEDSINEFIRRLVFSIMIGNADMHLKNWSLLYPDSRAPILSPAYDLVSTIPYLPDDGLALTFGRSRSLKKITKDQVRRFADKAGLAMSTTWALVNETAAKTVDSWALLEEKDLLPNPIKKAIEEQIHSVVINN
- a CDS encoding nucleotidyl transferase AbiEii/AbiGii toxin family protein, yielding MISPIYREQVDLLLLVLPHVAKEEIFALKGGTAINLFVRNMPRLSVDIDLTYLPFDNRNTALENIFKALGRIKGSLENTLPGITVRINPQSDGHEAKLFCQLKGTLIKVEVNTTMRGHIHSPRLMQLTDAVQNEFGKFASINIVSHAELFGGKICAALDRQHPRDLFDVYHLFKNEGFTEEIRLGFLVSLLSHNRPIHEMIRPNFLDQEEVFEKQFSGMIFSSFSYDDYESTRKQLVQEIHRHLTDDDKRFLLSFKKGEPEWNLFPIEELPSMPAVKWKLMNIQKLSKGNLDKHAEQIDELKEALSD
- a CDS encoding helix-turn-helix transcriptional regulator — encoded protein: MGKNIKSHIKPSRLDQLPEEMQLELKKARTKRGWSQAELGRRIGLPQTHISGIETGRIVPRFDTLLDLARVLSQDLLMIPRELVPVVQGIIRDHRRQEKESHQEEGERPLYTLDHNDDEGDEKER
- a CDS encoding Fic family protein, yielding MKWNWQQKDWPYFRYETKALKGLEEQFLHRSGLLFGAYKHVSDEEKETLTVDLICNEALKTSEIEGEFLNRDSIQSSIRRNLGLETDNRKIPPAERGIAEMMVDLHRNFAKPITHKTLYSWHEMLTTGRRDLKDIGRYRTHADPMQVVSGSIHKPKVHFEAPPSSAMKAEMKMFMDWFKKTGPKGKEPLPALTRAGIAHFWFVCIHPFEDGNGRIGRAIAEKALSECLGQPVLIALSQTIQNNKKNYYSMLEESNKENEITDWLLYFAETILNAQDETQTLIDFVIKKAHFFGKFRSHLNKRQEKVILRMFQEGPKGFKGGLSAENYITISETSRATATRDLQDLFQKGALTKTGELKSTRYYLRLNA
- a CDS encoding type IV toxin-antitoxin system AbiEi family antitoxin produces the protein MGIQNEIKIQKLLQKWPQGTVAMTSWLESLGISRQLQKKYVESQWIKSLARGAYKKTGDNVSWQGGLYALQMQASILVHVGALTALSMQGMAHYIRLGKERIFLLSPPRTTLPSWFRNHDWQQPVKHIKTSVLPEGLGLTDYEEKTFSIKISSPERAMLECLQLAPRELDLVECYQVMEGLTNLRPKKLQELLEKCSSIKVKRLFLYMAEKTGHQWMQFLNVSKLNLGKGDRAIVENGVYISKYHISIPKELANS
- a CDS encoding Fic family protein, which encodes MEADVKQQEDRGEAIGLMEPLLISQGSRHRPELMDIAMDLAAKSSGLRRSLSPGVYKALAKLVRTMNCYYSNLIEDHNTHPIDIERSMEGDYSDDTKKRDLQLEAKAHIICQQWIDEGGLKGRAYTVEGLLETHRRFCELLPDDLLWVKNQTTEERVTVIPGQLRTRDVKVGDHLAVSAGSLPRFMERFEEVYCGLGKSESILAAAAAHHRFAWIHPFIDGNGRVARLMSHAAMLETLDTGGVWSVARGLARSVKSYKGHLKESDLPRRNDLDGRGNLSEEALAEFTRYFLEVCRDQVNFMEGLVQPDRLRTRILLWAEEEVRMKNLPEKAGTVLEALLYRGELPRGEIPEIIGAGDRQARRVTSALLKEGVLFSESSRAPLHLVFPAKLADRWMPNLFPEKTD
- a CDS encoding ATP-binding protein, encoding MIKRAIYQKVLRALDRQAAAVLIGPRQVGKTTLALEISTSREAVYLDLESLEDREKLKNPALFLGKNENKLVILDEIHRMPELFQALRGLIDQGRRKGLRTGRFLILGSASIDLLRQSGETLAGRIEYIDMEPLNILETSNADNNADPAKLWVRGGFPDSYLATSDEDSYAYRRNFIRTYLKRDVPQFGPRIPAETLERLWIMLAHSQGQLLNASRLAASLSVTAPTISSYIDLLTDLLLVRRLRPLHANTKKRLVKAPRVYVRDSGITHALLGIADYNQLSGHPVFGTSWEGFVIENLLSVAPARTAASFYRTSAGAEIDLVLDLPGGKKWAIEIKSGLAPKLGKGFYNALEDVIPDRSFVVYAGSDRYPVSKETDAISLTELVQKLKEVK